Within Longimicrobiaceae bacterium, the genomic segment CTCCCCCGAGGTGAACGCGCACGTCTCCCCGATGGCCGCCGTCCCGGCCGTGCGCGAGTGGCTCATGGGCGCGCTGCGGGAGGCCGGCGCGCGCGGCGGGCTGGTGGCCGACGGGCGCGACATCGGGACCGTGGTCTTCCCGGGCGCAGAGCTCAAGGTGTTCCTGGTCTGCGCGACCGAGGAGCGCGCGCGGCGGCGGCTCCTGGAGCAGGGCGTCGCCGACCTATCGGAGGGCGCCGTCCGCGCCGAGGCGGAGCGGCTGGCCGGGCGCGACGCCACGGACTCCGGCCGCGCCGTGGCGCCGCTGGTGCAGGCCCCGGACGCCGTGCTGCTGGACACCACGCGGCTGGACTTCGCCGAGCAGGTGGACGCCATCGTGCGGCTCGCCCGGGAGCGGGCCGGGGGTTGACCGTTTACGGCGTCAGGGCTAACTTTTCTTGCTTCGCCGGGATCGTCCCGGGCATCCTTTCACCCCCAGCCTTTTGTCGCGCGCCGCGCCGGCAGGCCCGCCGGCCCGACAAAGACGTGAGGAGCATCCCGTTACATGTTCGAAAACACCCCCGCGGACCAGCTCGGCAACGAGACCGACGAGGACTTCTCCGGCGGCGGCACCGCCGTGGCCGAGAAGGGCGCCGGCAGCGAGCTGACGAACCGCCAGCTGGCCGAGCGCGCGCGCGCCGTCAACATCCGGGCCGACCTCTTCGACGAGGACGAGTACACCTCCGAGGAGTACGAGGAGCTGCTCGCCATGTACGAGGACACCCTCTCGAACATCGAGGAGGGTGAGATCGTCAAGGCGAAGGTGCTCCGCGTCACCGAGAAGGCCGTGATCCTCGACCTCGGCTTCAAGAGCGAGGGCTCCGTCGCCCGCGACGAGTTCAAGGATCCCGAGGGGCTCCAGATCGGCGACGAGGTCGAGGTCTTCCTGGAGAACCTGGAGGATGAGGACGGCGTCGTCGTCCTGTCCAAGAAGAAGGCCGACTTCCTCCGCGTCTGGGAGAAGATCAAGGAGGCCTACGAGAGCGAGAGCCCCGTGCAGGGGATGCTCACCCGCAAGATCAAGGGCGGCGTCACCGTCGACCTCATGGGCGTCGACGCGTTCCTGCCGGGCTCGCAGATCGCGCTGCGCCGGGTCCCGAACATCGAGGACCTGATCGGCGAGACGTACGACTTCAAGATCATCAAGCTCAACAAGCGCCGCCGCAACATCGTGGTGTCGCGCCGCGTGCTCCTGGAGGCCGACCGCGAGATCAAGCGCGACAAGCTGAAGAAGGAGCTCGAGGTCGGGCAGGTCCGCCACGGCGTCGTCAAGAACATCACCGACTTCGGTGCGTTCATCGACCTGGGCGGCATGGACGGCCTGCTGCACATCACCGACATGAGTTGGGGCCGCGTCGGGCACCCGAGCGAGGTGGTGAGCATCGGAGCCGAGCTGGACGTCAAGGTCCTGGACATCGACTGGGAGCGCGAGCGCCTGTCGCTGGGCCTCAAGCAGCTCCAGGAGTACCCCTGGAAGGACGTCGAGAAGAAGTACCCGGTGGGCGCCCGCGTGCGTGGCCGCGTGGTCTCCATCACCAACTACGGCGCCTTCGTGGAGCTGGAGAAGGGCGTCGAGGGCCTGGTGCACATCTCCGAGATGAGCTGGACCCGCAACGTCCGCCACCCCTCCAAGATCGTGTCGCTGGGCGATGAGATCGAAGCCGTGATCCTGAAGGTGGATCCGGAGGGCGAGAAGATCTCCCTCGGCATGAAGCAGATCGAGGAGGATCCGTGGCATGCGCTCCCGCTGAAGTACCCGGTGGGGACGCGCCTCTCGGGGAAGGTCCGCAACCTGACCTCCTTCGGCGCCTTCGTGGAGATCGAGCCCGGCATCGACGGCCTGGTGCACATCTCCGACATGAGCTGGACCAAGCGGATCCAGCATCCGTCCGAGGTCGTCCGCAAGGGCGACGACGTCGAGGTGGCGATCCTCGCCGTGGACGCGGAGAACAAGCGGATCTCGCTTGGCCTCAAGCAGACCCAGGAGGACCCGTGGGACGACCTGGCGGCCAACTACTCGGTCGGCCAGGAGATCACCGGGAACATCACCCGCCTGCAGGACAAGGGCGTGGCGGTCGACCTGGGGAACGACATGGAGGGCTTCGTCCCCGTGTCGCAGATCGGCGTCGCCGGGGTGCAGAACCCGGCCGACGTGTTCAAGGAGGGCGACGAGCTCGAGATGTACATCACCGAGATCGACCACGCCAACCGGCGCATCGTCCTGGCGGTGACCCGCGTGCCGAAGTTCGAGGAGGGTGAGGCGCCGGTGATCCCGGCCGCCGAGGACACCACCCCCGACACCGAGGCCGCGGCCGAGGAGGCCGTCGCCCCCGAGGCGACGGCGGAGGAGGAGGTCGACGAGGAGGCGTAAGCCTCCGCGCCGGTCCAGCCGGACCGAAAAAGGAGGGCCCGGAGCCGACTGGCTCCGGGCCCTCCCTTTTGATATCCGTGCGACGGTGGCGGGCGTTCAGCGCAGCGGCGGCCGGGCGGGGGTGCGGCGCATCCAGCGCGTCCGGGGACGGCGTCCTGCCCGCTCCCTTGCATCCTGCGAGGGGTTCCGCCAGGCCATCTCCACCCGCGCCAGGATCCTTTCCTTCAGCTCCTGGAGCTCGGCCTGCAGCTCCCGGAAGCGCTCCTCCTGGTCCCGATATTCAGGCAGATACATGCAAAAGTCGGCAGTGGGTGGTGCGGGGTGCGCCGGGCCGAGCAGGCTTCACGTGCCACACGAAACCGCGTCGGCGTCCCGGCGATGATCTCTTCGTTCACCATGGAATGGCAGGACTCGTTCCGCGCCCCCGGCCGGCTCCCGCAGGCGCATCGAGCGGAATAAAGCCAGCATCCATGCGCCTCCCCCACGTCCCGGGTCTCACGTAAGTAGAATTACCCCAACGACTTGTGTCCATTCGACAGGACGACGGGCGTGCACCGTGCATGACACCCGGCACGCCCCCCGGGGGAGGGACGAGGGTGCGCCGACGTGGGTCACCACCGGCCCGGGGACCTGCTCCGGTCGGGGAAGACAGCGGCCGCCCCGGTTCGGGGTGCGGGAACGCCCGCCCCGTGCTAGATTGCCGGCCTTTGCCGTTCCCGGCAGCGGCACACCTCCTCACACGCACACCACGGGCGGGCACGCGATGTCGATGCGGGAGAAGCTGGAGCAGCTTGAGGCGCTCCGCCGGCAGGCGGAGATGGGCGGGGGCGAGAAGCGGATCGCGGCCCAGCACGAGCGGGGGAAGCTCACCGCGCGCGAGCGCCTGGACGTGCTCCTGGACGAGGGCTCGTTCGTGGAGCTGGACCGCTTCGTCGTGCACCGCGCCACCGACTTCGGGCTGGACCAGGAGAAGTACCTGGGCGACGGCGTGGTGACGGGGTACGGCTCCATCCACGGCCGCCTGGTCTACGTCTTCTCGCAGGACTTCACCGTCTTCGGCGGCTCGCTCTCCGAGGCGCACGCGGAGAAGATCGTCAAGATCATGGACCTGGCGCTGAAGAACGGCGCCCCCGTGATCGGCCTGAACGACTCCGGCGGCGCGCGGATCCAGGAGGGGGTGGTGTCGCTGGGCGGGTACGCGGACATCTTCCTCCGCAACACCCTGGCGTCCGGCGTGGTGCCGCAGATCTCGGCCATCCTGGGCCCCTGCGCGGGCGGCGCGGTCTACAGCCCGGCGATCACCGACTTCATCTACATGGTGCAGGGGTCGAGCTACATGTTCGTCACCGGCCCCAACGTGGTGAAGACGGTGACGCACGAGGACGTGACCATGGAGGAGCTGGGCGGCGCGGCCACCCACGCGGCGAAGTCCGGCGTGGCGCACTTCGCGGTGAAAACCGAGGTGGAGTGCCTGCACGGGATCCGGAAGCTGTTCGAGTTCGTCCCGCAGAACAACGCGGACGACCCGCCGTTCCGCCCGACGGACGACCCCTTCGACCGGGCGGACGAGGAGCTGCTGGACATCGTCCCCGACAACCCCAACAAGCCGTACGACATGCACGACGTCATCCGGCGCGTCGTGGACGAGGGCGACTTCTACGAGGTGCACGCGGACTACGCGGGGAACATCCTCTGCGGGTTCGCGCACGTGGGCGGGCACTCGGTGGGGATCGTCGCCAACCAGCCCGCGGTTCTAGCGGGGGTGCTGGACATAGACGCGTCCGTGAAGGCGGCGCGCTTCGTCCGCTTCTGCGACTGCTTCAACGTCCCGCTCCTCACCTTCGAGGACGTCCCGGGCTTCCTCCCGGGGGTGACGCAGGAGCACGGCGGGATCATCCGCCACGGCGCGAAGCTGCTCTTCGCCTACTGCGAGGCTACGGTCCCCAAGGTCACGATCATCACCCGCAAGGCGTACGGCGGAGCGTACGACGTGATGTCGTCCAAGCACATCCGCGGCGACATCAACTACGCCTGGCCCACGGCGGAGATCGCCGTGATGGGCGCCAAGGGCGCGGTGGAGATCCTCTACCGGCGGGAGATCTCGCAGGCGGAGGACCCGGCCACGGCGGCCGCCAACCGCCAGCAGGAGTACGCGGACCGCTTCGCCAACCCGTACGCGGCGGCCGGGCGCGGCTACGTGGACGACGTGATCGACCCGCGGGAGACGCGCGCCCGGGTCATCAGCGCGCTCGACATGCTGCGCAACAAGCGGGACTCGAACCCGCCCAAGAAGCACGCGAACATCCCGCTGTAAGAAGGACCGCCGGCTTGCTGCCGCGCGCGGAGGGATGGAGCTTGCGGTAGTGGTGATCGCAACGGATGGAAGCGACCTGACGCCTTCGCGAGACGATGGCCGAGCCGACGATTGACGACCTGCTCCAGAACTACTCTCCCGAGGTGCGGGAGCTGACCGAGCGCACCTATCACCTGGTCCGCAGTGTGCTCCCGGATGCGCACGAGAAGGTGCACCTCGGCTGGAAGAGCATCCAGTTCGGCACCGGCCCGAAGATGCGCGACGTGGTCTTCGGGGTCATGCCGCTGAAGGAGCGGGTGAACATCGTGCTCGCCGGCGCGGATCTGGAGGACCCGATGGGGCTGCTGCAGGGGACCGGGAAGGCGGGCCGCCACGTGAAGATCAACTCCGTGGACGACCTGGAGAACCCGGCGCTCTTCGGTCTCCTGGAGGCGGCTGTGGAGGCCCACGGTCTGCCTGCGGCGGAGCGTGCGGCGAAGGCCGGCCTGCCGGTGGAGGGCTACCGCGCCTACGGCAGCAAGACGATGAACGTGCCCGTGGAGCGGCTGTTCGCGGCCTGGACCGACGACGCCGTGCGGGGCCGGTGGCTCGGTGAGGGGAAGCTGACGATCCGTGGCGTCACCCCGAACAGGTCGCTCCGGGCGCGCTGGGAGGACGAAACCCCGCTTGACGTGCGCTTCACGGCCAAGGGCGAGGCGAAGAGCCAGGTCAGCGTGGACCATCGCCAGATCGCGGACGAGGCTGCGGCGGGGAGGCTGAAGGAGGTATGGAAGGAGAGCCTCGGCCGCCTCAAGGCCGAACTGGAAAGCGCGGGCTGACCGAACGGAGGCAGGGATGTCGCACAGCTACAGGGCGATCCTGAGGGGCGACCGGCTGGACTGGATCGACTAGGCGCCGGAGACGGACCAGCCGCTTCCGGTGGACGTGATCGTGCAGGACCAGCCTGGGCTCGGCGCGGCCCGGAGCGACGGTGCGCGCATGGCTGCCGTCCTGGACGAGTTGGCGGAGGGGACGGTCTACCGCCAGGTGAAGGACCCCGTCTGGTGGCAGCGGATGGTCCGCGAGGACCGGCCGCTCCCCAGGCGGGACTAAGGATGCTGCTGGACCCGCTCGCGGAGTGAGCGGACACCGATGATCGTGAGCGAAGCGAAAGAGACCCTGTGTTCAAGAAGATCCTCGTAGCCAACCGGGGCGAGATCGCCCTCCGCGTGATCCGCGCCGCCCACGAGCTGGGCGTCCAGGCCGTCGCCGTGTACTCCGAGGCCGACCGCCTCGCGCCGCACGTGCTCGCCGCGGACGAGGCGTACCTGATCGGCCCGGCGCCGAGCGCGCAGAGCTACCTCCGCGTGGAGACGCTCATCGAGGTGGCGAAGAAGTCCGGCGCCGAGGCCATCCACCCCGGCTACGGCTTCCTATCCGAGCGCGCCCACTTCATCCGCGCCGTCCGCGACGCCGGGCTGGTGTTCATCGGCCCCTCGCCCGAGTCGGTGGAGGCCATGGGCGACAAGACCGCCGCCCGCAAGCGCGTGATCGCCGCCGGCGTGCCGGTGGTCCCCGGGACCGAGGACGCGCTCTCCGACGCCGCCGAGGCGCGCCGGGTCGCCGCCGAGGTGGGCTACCCGGTGCTCCTCAAGGCCGCCGCGGGCGGGGGCGGGAAAGGGATGCGCGTCGTTCGGGGCGAGGACGAGATCGAGCGCGCCTTCGAGGCGGCGGGGAACGAGGCGCAGTCTGCCTTCGGCGACCGCTCCGTCTACATCGAGAAGTACCTGGAGGGGCCGCGCCACATCGAGATCCAGCTCCTCGCCGACCGCCACGGCAACACGCTGCACCTGGGCGAGCGGGAGTGCTCCATCCAGCGGCGCCACCAGAAGCTGATCGAGGAGGCCCCCAGCGCCGTCCTCACCCCGGAGGAGCGCGCCGCCATGGGCGCCACCGCTGTCGCCGCCGCGCAGGCGGTGAGCTACGAGGGCGCCGGCACCGTGGAGTTCCTCTACCAGGACGGACGCTTCTACTTCCTGGAGATGAACACCCGCATCCAGGTGGAACACCCGGTCACCGAGCTGGTCACCGGGATCGACCTGGTGCAGTGGCAGATCCGCGTCGCGGCGGGCGAGGCGCTCCCCTTCCGGCAGGAGGACATCGGGTGGACGGGGCACGCGATCGAGTGCCGCATCACCGCCGACGACCCGTTCAACGGCTTCCTCCCCTCCACCGGACGGATCCGGATGCTGGACGTCCCCACCGGCCCCGGCGTCCGCTG encodes:
- a CDS encoding 30S ribosomal protein S1 → MFENTPADQLGNETDEDFSGGGTAVAEKGAGSELTNRQLAERARAVNIRADLFDEDEYTSEEYEELLAMYEDTLSNIEEGEIVKAKVLRVTEKAVILDLGFKSEGSVARDEFKDPEGLQIGDEVEVFLENLEDEDGVVVLSKKKADFLRVWEKIKEAYESESPVQGMLTRKIKGGVTVDLMGVDAFLPGSQIALRRVPNIEDLIGETYDFKIIKLNKRRRNIVVSRRVLLEADREIKRDKLKKELEVGQVRHGVVKNITDFGAFIDLGGMDGLLHITDMSWGRVGHPSEVVSIGAELDVKVLDIDWERERLSLGLKQLQEYPWKDVEKKYPVGARVRGRVVSITNYGAFVELEKGVEGLVHISEMSWTRNVRHPSKIVSLGDEIEAVILKVDPEGEKISLGMKQIEEDPWHALPLKYPVGTRLSGKVRNLTSFGAFVEIEPGIDGLVHISDMSWTKRIQHPSEVVRKGDDVEVAILAVDAENKRISLGLKQTQEDPWDDLAANYSVGQEITGNITRLQDKGVAVDLGNDMEGFVPVSQIGVAGVQNPADVFKEGDELEMYITEIDHANRRIVLAVTRVPKFEEGEAPVIPAAEDTTPDTEAAAEEAVAPEATAEEEVDEEA
- a CDS encoding DUF1801 domain-containing protein, with the translated sequence MAEPTIDDLLQNYSPEVRELTERTYHLVRSVLPDAHEKVHLGWKSIQFGTGPKMRDVVFGVMPLKERVNIVLAGADLEDPMGLLQGTGKAGRHVKINSVDDLENPALFGLLEAAVEAHGLPAAERAAKAGLPVEGYRAYGSKTMNVPVERLFAAWTDDAVRGRWLGEGKLTIRGVTPNRSLRARWEDETPLDVRFTAKGEAKSQVSVDHRQIADEAAAGRLKEVWKESLGRLKAELESAG
- a CDS encoding acyl-CoA carboxylase subunit beta, producing MREKLEQLEALRRQAEMGGGEKRIAAQHERGKLTARERLDVLLDEGSFVELDRFVVHRATDFGLDQEKYLGDGVVTGYGSIHGRLVYVFSQDFTVFGGSLSEAHAEKIVKIMDLALKNGAPVIGLNDSGGARIQEGVVSLGGYADIFLRNTLASGVVPQISAILGPCAGGAVYSPAITDFIYMVQGSSYMFVTGPNVVKTVTHEDVTMEELGGAATHAAKSGVAHFAVKTEVECLHGIRKLFEFVPQNNADDPPFRPTDDPFDRADEELLDIVPDNPNKPYDMHDVIRRVVDEGDFYEVHADYAGNILCGFAHVGGHSVGIVANQPAVLAGVLDIDASVKAARFVRFCDCFNVPLLTFEDVPGFLPGVTQEHGGIIRHGAKLLFAYCEATVPKVTIITRKAYGGAYDVMSSKHIRGDINYAWPTAEIAVMGAKGAVEILYRREISQAEDPATAAANRQQEYADRFANPYAAAGRGYVDDVIDPRETRARVISALDMLRNKRDSNPPKKHANIPL
- the accC gene encoding acetyl-CoA carboxylase biotin carboxylase subunit, which translates into the protein MFKKILVANRGEIALRVIRAAHELGVQAVAVYSEADRLAPHVLAADEAYLIGPAPSAQSYLRVETLIEVAKKSGAEAIHPGYGFLSERAHFIRAVRDAGLVFIGPSPESVEAMGDKTAARKRVIAAGVPVVPGTEDALSDAAEARRVAAEVGYPVLLKAAAGGGGKGMRVVRGEDEIERAFEAAGNEAQSAFGDRSVYIEKYLEGPRHIEIQLLADRHGNTLHLGERECSIQRRHQKLIEEAPSAVLTPEERAAMGATAVAAAQAVSYEGAGTVEFLYQDGRFYFLEMNTRIQVEHPVTELVTGIDLVQWQIRVAAGEALPFRQEDIGWTGHAIECRITADDPFNGFLPSTGRIRMLDVPTGPGVRWDGGISTGYEVGLFYDPMLAKLIVHGPTRLEAIERMKRALAELRVVGVDTSVPFHLRVMDEPDFRAGRLDIRYLDKHEAELLDPAQDEEKVRLAALAAALLEEETRARRTAQRTQPAAAAHGSRWRGRAGWR